From the Arthrobacter sp. PM3 genome, one window contains:
- the flgK gene encoding flagellar hook-associated protein FlgK, translating into MSTFGALNTAYRGLTAAQLGMNVAGQNIANAATEGYTRQRVEQSSIAAPAQGLFGSGRPEAGQGVSVDGIARLGSIFLDSSVRSTNSQAGYASVRSSAFQGIEGILQEPGENGISTALQGFWSAWQGAANQPDQDGPKGLLLNAANSVTDKISSAYQALDAQWSSVRAQAADNVNAVNAAAAQVAAYNTTIRSTLAAGGSANELIDARAKLTDKIAGLAGGTVREQPDGTVDVLVGGNALVTGGSVRTLALAGATTMDQATGNAPRIDWTNPGGTAALDGGELAGALSVLAPASGGSGGAIAEAAQSYNDFATALATAVNDVHRLGETGTGATNAEFFSVSATGPAAMGIKAPASTADIALKLPNKGALDTGIADRISQLGTGTASPDKIWSGIVTSIGVQSRGAQQHEALTAAAQTSALTGRASQASVSLDEENVSLLTNQHAYQAAARVMTAVDEALDVLINRTGLVGR; encoded by the coding sequence ATGAGCACTTTTGGCGCCCTGAACACCGCCTACCGGGGACTGACGGCCGCCCAGCTGGGCATGAACGTGGCCGGTCAGAACATCGCCAACGCCGCCACCGAGGGGTACACCCGGCAGCGCGTGGAGCAGTCTTCGATTGCCGCTCCGGCCCAGGGCCTCTTCGGCTCCGGCCGTCCGGAAGCGGGACAGGGCGTGTCCGTGGACGGGATCGCGCGGCTGGGCAGCATCTTCCTGGATTCCAGTGTCCGGTCCACGAACTCCCAGGCCGGCTACGCCAGTGTCCGCTCCTCAGCGTTTCAGGGAATCGAGGGGATCCTCCAGGAACCCGGTGAGAACGGAATTTCCACTGCCCTGCAGGGATTCTGGTCTGCGTGGCAGGGCGCGGCCAATCAGCCCGACCAGGACGGGCCCAAAGGTCTGCTGCTCAATGCAGCCAACTCCGTGACCGACAAAATTTCCTCCGCGTACCAGGCCCTCGACGCACAGTGGAGCAGCGTCCGCGCCCAGGCCGCGGACAACGTCAACGCCGTGAACGCCGCCGCCGCCCAGGTTGCCGCCTACAACACGACCATCCGCTCAACGCTGGCCGCGGGCGGGTCCGCCAATGAGCTGATCGACGCCCGGGCCAAACTCACGGACAAGATTGCGGGCCTCGCCGGCGGCACCGTCCGTGAACAGCCGGACGGCACCGTGGATGTGCTGGTCGGCGGCAACGCCCTGGTCACAGGTGGTTCGGTCCGGACCCTGGCACTGGCCGGTGCAACAACCATGGACCAGGCAACGGGCAACGCCCCGCGCATCGACTGGACCAATCCCGGCGGGACGGCAGCGCTCGACGGCGGCGAGCTCGCCGGCGCTTTGTCGGTGCTCGCACCCGCCTCCGGCGGGTCGGGTGGCGCCATCGCCGAGGCCGCACAGTCCTACAACGACTTCGCCACCGCACTGGCCACAGCCGTCAATGACGTCCACAGGCTTGGCGAGACGGGAACCGGCGCCACCAATGCCGAGTTCTTCTCCGTCAGCGCCACCGGCCCTGCAGCCATGGGCATCAAGGCGCCGGCGAGCACCGCCGACATCGCCCTCAAACTGCCCAACAAGGGTGCCTTGGACACCGGAATCGCGGACCGGATCTCACAGCTTGGCACCGGCACGGCGTCCCCGGACAAAATCTGGTCAGGAATCGTCACCAGCATCGGTGTCCAGTCCCGGGGCGCCCAACAGCACGAGGCACTCACCGCCGCAGCCCAGACCTCGGCGCTGACCGGCCGGGCCTCGCAGGCATCGGTCAGCCTCGATGAGGAGAACGTCAGCCTCCTAACCAACCAGCATGCCTACCAAGCGGCGGCCCGCGTCATGACCGCCGTCGACGAAGCCTTGGACGTCCTGATTAACCGCACCGGACTTGTAGGAAGGTAG
- the flgN gene encoding flagellar export chaperone FlgN, with protein sequence MAIHELSALLWRERELLDVLTFKLEEEQLLLTSGKSRWLAHGTREVEQVLGHLSQASLARTIEAAVVAENWGLPSDASLAELAAAAPEGAWAEVLTAHLTALTRQTALIKELRDSNEQYLRTAVRSAQESLADLRPAAAAGTYDAHGKTAETAGSRIFDQQF encoded by the coding sequence ATGGCCATCCACGAACTTTCAGCCCTGCTGTGGCGGGAGCGTGAACTTCTGGACGTTCTGACATTCAAGCTGGAGGAAGAGCAACTGCTGCTCACGTCCGGCAAGTCCCGCTGGCTGGCGCACGGCACGCGGGAGGTCGAGCAGGTCCTCGGGCACCTTTCCCAGGCGAGCCTGGCACGAACCATCGAGGCGGCGGTTGTGGCCGAAAACTGGGGGCTGCCGTCCGACGCGTCCCTGGCAGAACTCGCCGCCGCAGCTCCGGAAGGTGCCTGGGCCGAGGTCCTTACCGCACACCTGACCGCGCTGACCCGCCAGACCGCCCTCATCAAGGAACTGCGCGATTCCAACGAGCAGTACCTGCGCACGGCTGTCCGGTCCGCCCAGGAGTCCCTGGCCGATCTGCGGCCTGCGGCGGCCGCCGGCACGTACGACGCCCACGGTAAGACCGCGGAAACCGCTGGCTCCCGCATCTTCGACCAGCAATTCTAA
- a CDS encoding flagellin, which yields MGFVINNNLAANNTYRSLNATQSDLSKSLEKLSTGLRINRAGDDAAGLSISEGLKSQVTGSAQAARNAQDGISVIQTAEGALTEVHSILQRVRDLAVQAGNDSNNSDARAAIKAESDALGDELTRIGDSTNFNTIKLLDGSATALTFQVGAGSTAAEDQIVVDLSGADISTLGATVKALTFDTAANALASVGSVDTEIKNISTERSNIGAVQNRLEHTIKSLNVAGENLQAAQSRIADVDMAQEMVKFTKANILSQAGTAMLAQANQSSQGVLSLLR from the coding sequence ATGGGCTTCGTTATCAACAACAACCTTGCGGCAAACAACACTTACCGCAGCCTCAACGCCACCCAGAGCGACCTTTCCAAGTCCCTGGAGAAGCTGTCCACCGGCCTGCGCATCAACCGCGCCGGCGATGACGCAGCAGGCCTGTCCATCTCCGAGGGCCTCAAGTCGCAGGTCACCGGATCGGCTCAGGCCGCCCGCAACGCCCAGGACGGCATCTCGGTCATCCAGACCGCTGAAGGCGCCCTGACCGAGGTCCACTCCATCCTGCAGCGTGTGCGTGACCTCGCTGTCCAGGCCGGTAACGACTCGAACAACTCGGACGCCCGCGCGGCCATCAAGGCAGAGTCCGACGCACTGGGCGATGAACTGACCCGCATCGGTGACTCGACCAACTTCAACACCATCAAGCTGCTCGACGGCAGCGCCACCGCGCTGACCTTCCAGGTTGGAGCGGGCAGCACGGCCGCGGAAGACCAGATCGTCGTCGACCTTTCGGGCGCTGACATTTCGACCCTCGGCGCCACCGTCAAGGCCCTGACGTTCGACACCGCCGCAAATGCCCTTGCCTCGGTTGGTTCGGTTGACACCGAGATCAAGAACATCTCCACGGAGCGGTCCAACATCGGTGCCGTCCAGAACCGTCTTGAGCACACCATCAAGTCGCTGAACGTTGCCGGTGAGAACCTGCAGGCCGCTCAGTCCCGCATCGCAGACGTCGACATGGCGCAGGAAATGGTCAAGTTCACCAAGGCCAACATCCTGTCCCAGGCCGGCACTGCCATGCTGGCCCAGGCAAACCAGTCCAGCCAGGGCGTTCTTTCCCTCCTGCGCTAA